The Mercenaria mercenaria strain notata chromosome 1, MADL_Memer_1, whole genome shotgun sequence nucleotide sequence aaatatttgtgtgaaattattttatgataaagtcagtgatttaaaagtaatttcaacaatcttagAAGAAAATCACACAATGAACAGATTTAACGAGACGATCAAAGGAGCATTTctgttaaaactattttaaaatcgaaCCAGCAGTGAAGGAAAAAAATTGTTCGAAGATTTGATAGCTGCAGTAAAGTTCATCAATTTACATATACATTGGGCAATGAAattattatattacaaaaaaagaatcGTACCCATTGGACGCTCCTTTTTCGAAACTTAAAGGAGACGCCAGCTTCTACTTGAGTGTTTCCTTCGATATCAACAGTTCCTGTTATTGAGCCAGACCAACCGTTCCCTTGATGTGTTACTCCGACTGAGGCACTTGGAAGACCATTTGTCAATCCTACATTAGCATTTACAGATGTTCCTCTCGAAGGACTGGAAGAACCACTGTCTCCAAAAGAATCAAATCCTCCTGAACCGAATCCGCTGGAGGAACCAGTTTCTACTAACGAACCAGTTCTTCTTGTAGAAAGTGAACTTCTTGCAGAGCTTGAACTTCTTGCAGAACTTGAACTTCTTGAAGAACTGCTGCCTCCTCCCCAGCCCCAGCAATCCACAGAGAAACAGCAGGCTGAGAACACAAAAGCTTTCAAAAGTGAGGCCCTCTGAAATAGACAATATGTTTGATGTGCGGACACCATAACTAAATCGCTAATAGCCAGGATACTCCGTAAAATATACTGGTTGTCAAGCATATACATTTGACATTACGTTTTTGTGCTTTTGTCGTTAAGAAAATAGTTTTCCTACTTTAAAAGATTGAAGATCTTTTAACTCATCGCTTAAATAATGACCTATGTCcatttttgtgataaaaagactcgttcaaatattttgtttattcttgtcaatatcaagaaataaagaaaaacaatttgtATTGTGACATATACTCCAGTCCTTCAAAATTAAAGAAGTTAGTTCCACCATTTAGTGATTATTTATTGCCTTTCCATATGTTAAGTGTTAAAGTAAGCCATCTTAAGTATATGACGCAACCTAAAAGTCAAAAGTATCTCCAAACATTAAGAAAGCGTAATGCGATTGGCGATATCAGTAAGGGGCCTCCTTGGTCAAGTGTTTATGGTCGCTgcctttgaatcacttgccactcatcgatgtgggttcgagccttaatTTGGGTGTTAAATTTCAATgtaaggaagccattcagctggttCTACCCGGCTGCCCGCCCGTGAGGagataatacacggaggggcacctggtgtcttcctcagCCATCAAATGGtagaaagtcgccacatgacataTAATTCTGCCGGGGCGACCTTAAAACCAacataatctaaaaacaaaatcaaatttaaggaGTTAGCTTAGTAACGAGAGCTACAACATAAAAAGCAAATGAAATTGAGAAGATAGATCACTTCGATATGACTTCAACAGTTTCAAAATCTCAAcgtttaaaacttaaaactgatCAATATCACAGTTAGGCAACGAAATCtacaatgtttttttaaacataattttgatcTACAAATCAATGCAATATTCATACGCATCTCTGAATCAGTATTTTTTACACAACAACAAATCAAAATATGCACTTGCATAAAAACACTTAGAAAGAGCAAAACAATTCACTTACCATAACTaacttttatgttgttttattctaGTCGATACAGTTGCACATAGCTTCATAAATAAAGTAGAAGGAAGTGACAATTGCTGTATTTATATAAGACCAAAACACAAAGCTAAAGTAATTTTTGCTAAAGTGATGAAACAGTGATTGGTTAGTACTCTTTTGTGTTTTATGGTTTGCATGTTTCGTGATATAAGGCATAAAATTTCCTTATTTGGTTAAACCTTTAAGGTTTTTCACTGATCTGCGACAGAAATGGAacatatattttcatacttgAGCTTAAAACACGTATAATTTGTAAACGTCAtactaaaatattatttaaaatatttatttcgtcATCACAATtctattaattaaattaattctaACATTTGCGATTTAACTTTCGCGCATTGTGCAAATATTTGTAGCTGTCGCTGCAAGACATACTCTTACGCAGATATGTAAATTACAATCTAGTTTTGTTAAAACAGACTGCGTAATCAGTAAGTCGTTCGAAAAGTGaatgtttctttatttaaagt carries:
- the LOC123545760 gene encoding uncharacterized protein LOC123545760 isoform X2; this encodes MRASLLKAFVFSACCFSVDCWGWGGGSSSSRSSSSARSSSSARSSLSTRRTGSLVETGSSSGFGSGGFDSFGDSGSSSPSRGTSVNANVGLTNGLPSASVGVTHQGNGWSGSITGTVDIEGNTQVEAGVSFKFRKRSVQWMGNLYNITLQVSPCNFYTYDDNRDGAITKDEMHAIFGNSEKSDALFEDLDAATDGIVEEEEFYEMAPVTITACVDTDEE
- the LOC123545760 gene encoding uncharacterized protein LOC123545760 isoform X1 — encoded protein: MRASLLKAFVFSACCFSVDCWGWGGGSSSSRSSSSARSSSSARSSLSTRRTGSLVETGSSSGFGSGGFDSFGDSGSSSPSRGTSVNANVGLTNGLPSASVGVTHQGNGWSGSITGTVDIEGNTQVEAGVSFKFRKRSVQWMGNLYNITLQVSPCNFYTYDDNRDGAITKDEMHAIFGNSEKSDALFEDLDAATVDGIVEEEEFYEMAPVTITACVDTDEE